GCTGCACGATGCCTTCGTCCACATCGCGGGCGAAGCGGCGGCCCGTGCGCTTGAAGAAGAAGGCGCGGCGGAGGCTGCAGCATGACTGCCCCCCTTCCTGCCAACCGCTCGCGCTTGCCGCTCTGGCGCGCTGCATGGGTAATCGCACGGCGCGATTTCACCGCGATCTTGTTTTCCAAGGCCTTCCTGTTCTTCCTGATCGGGCCGTTGTTCTTTATCGGCATCAGCGGCGCGGCCGGTGCGCTCAGCGCCCAGGCGGTCGGCAATGCGCAGAATCCGCGCCTCGCAGTGGCGCTCTCGGTTGCCGAAGGGCGCGCTTTTGCCGCAGCACACGCCCGCCTGACCGACCTGGTGCGTCTGCCTGAGATCGAGGTTGTCGATCCGGCCGAGGCTGACGATCCCGATGGTCTGCTGGACGATGGCGAGCGCAATTTTGGCGCCGTTCTCGACGGAACGCTGGCCGAACCGCGCCTGATCGGAACCGAAGAGCGGATCGAGGACTGGAGCGGCCGTGTGGCACTGATCGCGGCGGAGGCGAGCGGCGCCGGAGCGGCTGACTATCCACCGGTGGCGCTGGCCCCGACGGCCGTGACCGTCGCAAGCAAGCGCAGCGCCAATTCCGCCACCGCGACCGCCGGGCTGACGCTGCTGTTCCTGCTCACGATGTTGCTGGCCGGAATGGTCATGTCGAACCTGGTGGAGGAGAAAGGCAACAAGATCATCGAAATCCTGGCCGCAGCGATACCGATGGATGCGGTGTTCTTCGGGAAGCTGTTTGCCATGCTCGCCGTCAGTTTCGTCGGGATCGCAATCTGGGGTTCCGCGGCAGGGGCGATCGTCGTCGTTACCGGGGCGCTTGACGGGTTCGCCCCGCCGGCGGTGGGCTGGCCCGCGTTCGGCGCACTGTTTCTCGCCTATTTCGCGATGGCCTACCTCCTGATCGGCTCGATCTTTCTCGCCATCGGTTCGATGGCGCCAACCGTGCGCGACGTGCAGACGATGTCGATGCCCGCCACAATCCTGCAGCTTCTGGTGTTCTTCCTCGCCAGTTTCGCCATGACCGACATCGGTTCTGCCGTCGAGCTGTTCGCCGTGGCGTTCCCGCTCAGCTCGCCTTACGCGATGGTCGCACGCGCCGCGCAGGAACCGGCGCTGTGGCCCCATGCCCTCGCGCTGGCCTGGCAAGTGCTCGCCGTGATCGCGTTCGTGCGTTTCGGGGCGCGTCTGTTCCGCAGGCGCGTGATGAAATCCGGTCCTGCGCCGGCCAGGGGTGGCCGGGCGCTGCTGGCCCGGCTTGCACGGCGGCGATAGCCGCGGCCTGCCCTAGCGCGCGAAACGATCGGACAGGCCGCGGTCCGTGCCGCAGAGCCGGTCCCAGAACCGGAAATAGAGGCCGTAGTTGCAGCCATAGTGTTCGTGGTGGCGCTGGTGATGACTGGCGGTGATGAGCCAGCCGCCGGCGCGCGAGCGGAGGAGCGCGCGGGGAAACATCTCCCACCCCATGTGGTTCGTCACGCCCATTACGGTCATGATCGCGAGGACGAGGCCGAGCACGGCCACGTGGATCGGGACGAGGAAGACCAGCACCGGAATCACCACTGCGCCCGTTATCGCCTCTATCGGGTGGAAGCTCATCGCGGCCCATGCGGTCGGCGGTCGGCTGGCGTGATGAACCGCATGGGCGAGGCGAAACAGGCGCGGTCGGTGCATCCAGCGATGGGTCCAGTAAAACCAGGTATCGTGCGCGAAGAGGTAGGCGAACAGCGAAAGCGGCAGGACCCACAAGGGGTAATCCAGCGGGTCGGTGTAGATCAGTGTCCACCCATGTTCGTGCCAGCCCCAGGCGACTATCCCGGCGGGCAGCCCGTAAATCGCAGCCGAGAGCAGCGACCAGCCGATCTCTCGCCTGATCTGCGGGCCGAGCGAGGCGTAGAGACCGGGGCGCCGGCGCATTGTTGCCCATGCGAACAGACCGCTCGTCGCGAGATAGCGCAGGGCCACGATGGCGATCATCGCCAGCGCGGAAAGAAGGGCGGCCACGATCATGGTGGGCGCACTATGCCCGAACACGCCTTGCCCGGCGACAGGTTTCGGACATGGCCCGGTTTCGGCGCCGGCCGTCAGGCGGCTTCGCGCTCGATATATTCGGGATAGAACGCGGGGGCGCGGTCCGACCAGCCGGGCGCAGTGGCGGCGGCCTCGCTCAGCGATTGGAGCAGGGTCTTGCGCCGGTCGGGCCGGATCTGCGGCAACGCGCTCGCGGCGCAGAACGCGCTCGGGAGCCAGGGGCGGGCCTCGGCACCGATCAGCCGTTCGTACAGAAAGCGGAAGGCGGAAAAGCACTCGATCCGTTCCTGCGCCAGATCGAAGGCGGCAATGCGCGTAAGCTTGCCGATGAAGTCTTCCATCCCGTCCAGCCCGGTTTCGGAAGGAATGGTGTCACGCAGGACCTTCAGTTCCTGATAGGCGACGTACTGGCTGCGGATCGCGGCGCTTTCGGCGGCATCGCGTGCCCAGCGCTTGAACGCGTCCTGGCGGCTCAGGCCAATATCGAGGCTGCGCCGGATATAGCGTTGTTCGGCAGGCGTGAAGCTCGCGAATTCGCGCATTTCGGCGATAGTGAGCGACGCTGTGGCGGCCTTGGGCATGATGGCGGTTCCCTGTTGCGCCGCCTACCATCGCCCGACTTGGTTAAATTGACGTTAGCCTTGTGCCCCGCGCCACCCCTGGTTCGCCCAACCCTAGATCAAACCGGCAAGCGGGCTGGATGGGTCGGCGTACTTGCGGGTCGCCATGCGCCCGGAGAGATAGGCGTCTCGCCCCGCCTCGACCGCGCGTTTCATCGCGCGAGCCATGCGGAGCGGATCTTTCGCTTCGGCGATTGCCGTATTCATCAATACGCCGTCGCAGCCCAGTTCCATCGCGACGGCTGCGTCGCTGGCCGTACCCACGCCGGCGTCAACCAGCACCGGCACACTCGCCCCTTCGACGATGAGGCGGATCGTCACCCGATTCTGGATGCCCAGGCCCGACCCGATCGGTGCGCCCAGCGGCATGACCGCGACGGCGCCTGCGTCTTCCAGCTGCTTGGCCGCAATCGGATCGTCGACGCAGTAGACCATGGGAAGGAACCCCTCCTTCGCCAGAACTTCGGTCGCCTTCAGGGTTTCCCGCATATCGGGATAGAGAGTCCGCGCTTCGCCCAGGACTTCCAGTTTCACGAGGTCCCAGCCCCCGGCTTCGCGTGCCAGTCGCAGCGTTCGGATCGCTTCGTCCGCAGTGAAGCATCCGGCGGTATTGGGGAGATAGGTGACCTTTTTCG
The nucleotide sequence above comes from Pelagerythrobacter marensis. Encoded proteins:
- a CDS encoding sterol desaturase family protein yields the protein MIVAALLSALAMIAIVALRYLATSGLFAWATMRRRPGLYASLGPQIRREIGWSLLSAAIYGLPAGIVAWGWHEHGWTLIYTDPLDYPLWVLPLSLFAYLFAHDTWFYWTHRWMHRPRLFRLAHAVHHASRPPTAWAAMSFHPIEAITGAVVIPVLVFLVPIHVAVLGLVLAIMTVMGVTNHMGWEMFPRALLRSRAGGWLITASHHQRHHEHYGCNYGLYFRFWDRLCGTDRGLSDRFAR
- the thiS gene encoding sulfur carrier protein ThiS; translation: MAAMLSLTVNGETRRTSAPTIAALVRDLGLAPEKVAVERNGEIVPRSTLDDTPLGDGDTLEIVHFVGGGAQPTPDDSWTVAGRTFRSRLIVGTGKYKDFAQNAAALEASGAEIVTVAVRRVNVSDPKAPMLTDFIDPKKVTYLPNTAGCFTADEAIRTLRLAREAGGWDLVKLEVLGEARTLYPDMRETLKATEVLAKEGFLPMVYCVDDPIAAKQLEDAGAVAVMPLGAPIGSGLGIQNRVTIRLIVEGASVPVLVDAGVGTASDAAVAMELGCDGVLMNTAIAEAKDPLRMARAMKRAVEAGRDAYLSGRMATRKYADPSSPLAGLI
- a CDS encoding ABC transporter permease: MTAPLPANRSRLPLWRAAWVIARRDFTAILFSKAFLFFLIGPLFFIGISGAAGALSAQAVGNAQNPRLAVALSVAEGRAFAAAHARLTDLVRLPEIEVVDPAEADDPDGLLDDGERNFGAVLDGTLAEPRLIGTEERIEDWSGRVALIAAEASGAGAADYPPVALAPTAVTVASKRSANSATATAGLTLLFLLTMLLAGMVMSNLVEEKGNKIIEILAAAIPMDAVFFGKLFAMLAVSFVGIAIWGSAAGAIVVVTGALDGFAPPAVGWPAFGALFLAYFAMAYLLIGSIFLAIGSMAPTVRDVQTMSMPATILQLLVFFLASFAMTDIGSAVELFAVAFPLSSPYAMVARAAQEPALWPHALALAWQVLAVIAFVRFGARLFRRRVMKSGPAPARGGRALLARLARRR